The Thermoplasmata archaeon genome has a segment encoding these proteins:
- a CDS encoding ATPase domain-containing protein, with the protein MQRVKSGIPGFDVLTDGGFVEGTVNLVSGVAGSGKTLFSAQYAFFGARFLNEPSAVITIEAPKEDYLQAISGFGMNPEDTDKFWLIDLGEICGEEIQLDFPTLQQFIEDFLERQAIKRLVIDSITAIGLHYRTVEEFREHLFGFTRFLKKKRVTAVLTTESIENGPYTRFGVEQFVCDAFIVLGLEEIKGTLRRTILIRKMRFTKHDTAKHPFIIGDRGLEIGASEKVV; encoded by the coding sequence ATGCAGAGAGTAAAATCAGGAATTCCCGGCTTTGATGTGCTTACCGATGGTGGCTTTGTTGAAGGCACTGTCAACCTTGTTTCTGGAGTGGCTGGAAGTGGTAAAACCCTTTTCAGTGCACAGTATGCTTTCTTCGGTGCTCGTTTCCTCAACGAACCCAGTGCGGTGATTACAATAGAAGCCCCTAAGGAGGACTATCTTCAGGCAATTTCCGGATTCGGAATGAATCCCGAAGATACAGACAAGTTCTGGCTCATAGACCTTGGTGAGATATGTGGAGAGGAAATTCAGCTTGATTTCCCTACACTCCAGCAATTTATCGAGGATTTTCTAGAAAGGCAAGCAATCAAGCGACTTGTAATTGATTCCATCACAGCTATTGGGCTCCATTACCGAACCGTAGAAGAATTCAGGGAGCATTTGTTTGGTTTTACCAGATTTTTAAAGAAAAAGAGGGTTACTGCAGTGCTCACAACTGAAAGCATTGAAAACGGACCCTACACGCGGTTTGGAGTTGAGCAGTTTGTTTGCGATGCATTCATCGTCCTTGGGCTTGAAGAGATAAAAGGCACTTTGAGAAGGACAATATTGATAAGAAAGATGCGTTTTACAAAGCATGATACTGCAAAACACCCCTTTATAATCGGAGATAGAGGACTGGAGATAGGTGCAAGTGAGAAGGTGGTCTGA
- a CDS encoding NosD domain-containing protein, with product MRPFFLRVSFILATIFLCIFPVFQWQTEGSNVVGENGHTLLSQHSPIHIIGNSDFTSANGVVSGSGTQSDPYVIEGWEIDANGGTYCIWIENTTAYFVIRNCTAKNTTASSEPQYGSGILLMNLTNGVVERNNLTQNYIALGIGNSNNVTMTNNEITSNNYPLILGSAHNCSIYGNTIKNNVYGVFIRESANITVDGNLVTDNGAWGILLYFTCDTDILNNNVSNSWFHGIVLLSSNNNTIFYNTIANNGGYGVNLTENSTGNQIYYNNFFQNHGAGKGVSGKCQAHDDSGNNSWCFAFGSIKGGNYWSNWDGSGWGSANAYPIDGGAGASDWYPLGSPVPECSLMLLFAMFGPCLLASCIPIRKRRK from the coding sequence ATGAGACCATTCTTTCTGCGTGTAAGCTTTATTCTTGCAACCATATTTCTCTGTATATTTCCAGTTTTCCAGTGGCAAACTGAGGGCTCCAATGTGGTTGGTGAGAACGGACATACTTTACTGAGCCAGCATTCTCCAATCCACATCATTGGAAACAGCGATTTCACCTCTGCCAATGGTGTTGTCTCTGGTTCTGGCACACAAAGTGACCCCTATGTAATTGAGGGCTGGGAAATAGATGCAAATGGTGGCACTTATTGTATCTGGATTGAAAATACCACTGCGTATTTTGTGATAAGGAATTGTACAGCAAAAAACACCACTGCCAGTTCAGAGCCACAGTATGGTTCTGGTATCCTCCTGATGAATCTCACGAATGGTGTAGTTGAGAGAAACAACCTTACCCAAAACTACATTGCGTTGGGAATTGGAAACTCAAACAATGTTACAATGACAAACAATGAAATTACCTCAAACAATTATCCATTAATTCTCGGAAGTGCCCACAACTGCAGTATTTATGGCAACACAATAAAAAACAATGTGTATGGTGTTTTCATAAGAGAATCTGCCAACATTACAGTAGATGGAAATCTAGTTACGGACAATGGTGCCTGGGGAATTCTACTTTATTTCACCTGCGACACGGACATTTTAAACAACAATGTTTCCAACAGCTGGTTCCATGGTATTGTTCTTCTCTCCTCTAACAACAACACAATTTTCTACAACACAATTGCAAACAACGGAGGTTATGGAGTAAACCTAACCGAAAACTCTACTGGAAATCAGATATACTACAACAATTTCTTCCAGAATCACGGTGCAGGCAAAGGAGTAAGTGGAAAATGCCAGGCACACGATGATTCTGGAAACAACTCCTGGTGCTTTGCGTTTGGAAGCATAAAAGGAGGCAACTACTGGAGTAACTGGGATGGCAGTGGCTGGGGCAGTGCAAATGCCTACCCAATTGACGGCGGTGCTGGAGCAAGCGATTGGTATCCTTTGGGTAGCCCTGTGCCAGAGTGCTCCCTAATGCTTCTGTTTGCGATGTTTGGGCCGTGCCTCCTTGCATCTTGTATACCCATCAGAAAGAGACGAAAATAA
- a CDS encoding DNA topoisomerase VI subunit B gives MRKAKVSIAEELAKKQKEISVAEFFEKNRQILGFDNPNRALLTAVKEAVDNSLDACEEANILPEITVKITKKSEEVYSLTVDDNGPGIVKKQIPNVFARLLYGSRFHAVRQSRGQQGIGISAAVLYGQLTTGKPAKVISKIAEEDAAHLMELKIDTKQNLPEIVSRDMIIWDRKHGTSVEIELKGRYFRGRQSVMEYLRNTAIVNPHAKITLVEPDGNTIVFDRVSQEMPPQAKEIKIHPYGLEIGILTRMVKETEKKTVREFLVSEFSSVSKRVADEVLAKTGIAGEREVKTLTQEEMQKLISAFGNVKLMPPSAECLSPIGEKLIRKGLKNVLGNLKPAFYAPPVTRPPSVYQGNPFIVEVGMVYGGEIPADQPVQILRFANRVPLLFQQGSCLCTLAVERVDWRRYGLEQRGGKGVPIGPAIILIHVCSTKVPFTSEAKEAIADIPEISREIELALMQCGRRLKTHLSKTARKQKSMEKFKIIREILPKIAEKSSKMLGKPMPPLEPVITKIMDVVHVEENFELKGDRAEIKLTVTNYMSQAKTFRVYTEIEEGKLIPESVEPRIDENLENVKIGWLIKSLPPAKSTVIKFSVGEVSEDFEGFDYFISGIDPVHVLGAEALPGDWDIKMDFMPVDVEVVEEEEEGETEEEVLEEDGE, from the coding sequence ATGAGAAAGGCAAAGGTGTCCATTGCTGAGGAACTTGCGAAGAAGCAAAAAGAAATTTCCGTGGCTGAATTTTTTGAGAAGAATCGCCAGATTTTAGGTTTTGACAATCCAAATCGTGCATTACTCACTGCAGTAAAAGAAGCTGTGGACAATTCGCTGGATGCCTGTGAGGAAGCAAACATTCTGCCAGAAATAACTGTGAAAATCACGAAAAAGAGCGAAGAGGTGTACTCTCTTACAGTAGATGATAATGGTCCTGGGATTGTTAAAAAGCAGATTCCGAATGTGTTTGCTCGCCTACTCTATGGTTCAAGATTTCACGCTGTGCGACAGAGTCGAGGCCAGCAGGGAATTGGCATCTCTGCAGCTGTGCTCTATGGTCAGCTAACTACGGGAAAGCCAGCAAAGGTGATTTCAAAGATTGCAGAGGAGGATGCTGCGCATCTCATGGAGCTGAAGATTGACACAAAGCAGAATCTACCAGAAATTGTGAGCAGGGACATGATAATCTGGGACAGGAAACACGGGACAAGTGTCGAAATTGAACTTAAGGGCAGGTACTTTCGGGGAAGGCAGTCAGTAATGGAGTATCTGAGGAACACTGCAATTGTGAACCCACATGCAAAAATCACGCTTGTAGAGCCAGATGGAAACACAATTGTTTTCGACAGAGTGAGCCAGGAAATGCCACCCCAGGCAAAAGAGATAAAGATACATCCATATGGGCTTGAAATAGGAATTCTCACCAGAATGGTGAAAGAGACAGAAAAGAAAACGGTTAGAGAGTTTCTGGTTTCTGAGTTTTCGTCTGTAAGCAAGAGGGTGGCTGATGAGGTCCTTGCGAAAACAGGCATTGCAGGGGAGAGAGAGGTGAAGACGCTCACCCAGGAGGAGATGCAGAAGTTAATTTCTGCATTTGGAAATGTGAAGTTGATGCCCCCATCTGCAGAATGTCTCTCGCCCATTGGGGAAAAACTGATAAGGAAAGGGCTTAAGAATGTGCTAGGGAATTTGAAGCCAGCGTTTTATGCACCACCTGTAACAAGACCACCTTCAGTTTATCAGGGGAATCCGTTCATCGTGGAGGTGGGAATGGTTTATGGAGGTGAGATTCCTGCAGATCAACCGGTGCAAATTTTACGGTTTGCGAACAGAGTGCCTCTGCTCTTCCAGCAGGGCTCCTGCCTCTGCACGCTTGCAGTTGAGCGCGTGGACTGGCGACGCTACGGGCTTGAGCAGAGAGGAGGGAAGGGTGTGCCCATAGGTCCAGCAATAATTTTAATTCATGTTTGTTCCACGAAAGTGCCATTCACTTCTGAGGCAAAGGAAGCGATTGCAGACATCCCTGAGATCAGCAGAGAAATCGAGCTGGCGTTGATGCAGTGCGGGCGGAGATTGAAAACACACCTGAGCAAAACCGCAAGAAAGCAGAAATCAATGGAGAAGTTCAAGATAATCAGAGAGATTTTACCGAAAATTGCAGAGAAGAGTTCGAAGATGCTCGGAAAACCGATGCCTCCACTAGAACCAGTCATAACAAAAATAATGGATGTGGTGCATGTGGAAGAAAATTTTGAACTGAAAGGTGACAGAGCAGAGATAAAATTAACAGTGACAAACTACATGAGCCAGGCAAAGACATTCAGGGTTTATACTGAGATTGAGGAGGGCAAACTTATTCCTGAAAGTGTGGAACCCAGAATTGATGAGAATCTGGAGAATGTGAAAATTGGGTGGCTGATTAAATCACTCCCGCCAGCAAAATCCACTGTGATAAAGTTTTCTGTGGGCGAGGTGAGTGAGGACTTTGAGGGTTTTGATTATTTTATCTCTGGAATTGACCCTGTGCATGTGCTGGGGGCTGAGGCACTGCCAGGAGATTGGGACATAAAGATGGATTTTATGCCAGTTGATGTGGAAGTTGTGGAGGAGGAAGAGGAGGGAGAAACAGAGGAGGAAGTGCTTGAGGAGGATGGAGAATAG
- a CDS encoding helix-turn-helix domain-containing protein: MSEKFREFVEMAKLFSEPVTVKILEHLYLNGEGTATDVAKALKIHIATAKKYLKKLAEKGIVQEEIKRKHIRKTEVYSLAKKQVVLLLNLEVLSLDEGKLDILANSLLQSYASLFSQHLNTNTKNPYEVLSLIKTRVGSTAAEVVLNHSVKNLSREVLEYLTNKEVIKRLEEMIKCRE, from the coding sequence ATGTCGGAAAAGTTCAGAGAATTTGTGGAAATGGCAAAGCTCTTCAGTGAACCTGTAACAGTGAAAATTCTAGAACATCTATACCTTAACGGAGAGGGAACCGCGACGGATGTAGCCAAAGCCCTCAAAATTCACATTGCCACTGCGAAAAAATATCTGAAAAAGCTTGCAGAGAAGGGTATTGTCCAGGAAGAGATAAAGCGGAAACACATAAGGAAAACCGAGGTTTATTCATTAGCAAAAAAACAGGTAGTGCTTCTCCTCAATCTGGAGGTACTCTCGCTGGATGAGGGTAAGCTTGATATCCTGGCAAATTCCCTGCTTCAATCCTATGCATCACTTTTCAGCCAGCACCTGAACACGAACACAAAAAACCCGTACGAGGTGCTCTCTTTGATAAAAACCAGAGTAGGAAGCACAGCTGCAGAGGTTGTGCTCAACCATAGTGTAAAGAACTTATCCCGAGAGGTGCTGGAATATCTCACAAATAAAGAAGTGATAAAGCGACTTGAGGAGATGATTAAATGCAGAGAGTAA